The following DNA comes from Methanothrix sp..
TAGAAGTTCTTCTCCGAGCCATATGCTAAGACATCATCGCCGAATATCCTTCCGAAGAACCAGTCATCGCATACCACTCTCATTCGCGGGTTTCGTAAGAGACCGTAGGTATGGGTGGTCTTCCCCGCCCCCGATCCGCCCAGTATGCATATCCCCTGGCCGCGCATGTCCAGACAGGCGCCGTGAACTGAATAGATGTTATGATAGTCCTCCAGGATATCGCCTGCCACACTCAGAGCCAGGGACTTGACCCAGCCGTAATAGTCCATATTGATCAGAAATGCTGTCCTTGATTGGGGATCATAAAGGACCTGATTCTCTTCCCCATCCTGATCCTGGATAACATAAAGCCTCCCGTGGGAGCGAATGCTCTGCGATGCCGAGTAGAAGCTCTCCTCCCAGGCCTCCTTGATCGACGGGCTGCCGGTCAGAAGCTTGATGCAGCATCCATATATCTCCGATTTTATCTCATAGAGCACCTGGCGGGAGTATCTCTCGATCAGCTCCTCTTTCTTCTCTATTGAGATATGAACTACAGCATATGCCACCTTTAAACCTCCTTACATGTCATTATTGCCCAGAACGATGCGCTCTGCGGGCCACAGCCGGCCGTCCAGCTCGTAGACGAGGGGATCGGCATTGTGAACGGCCAGATCTTCTATATCCAGATCGGATATCCCCTCTATATGCTTGACCAGGGCGCGGATGGTGTTGCCATGGGAGACCACCAGAATGCTCCTCCCTTCCTCCAGGTCAGCAGCTATCTCCTCCTGCCAGAGGGGCAGAAGACGCTCTTGTACCTCCTTCAAAGATTCGGAGGATGAAGGGGGCCCTGCTATCGGATTGGTGCGGCGATGGCCCCCCTCCTGAAGGCCGATACCCCCCTCAGGCCGGGCAGGGAACCGATGGTGGAAGCTCTTGCGCCACACTCGCACCTGCTCTGCCCCATATATCTCCTCTGCCTCATCCAGGCACAATCCCTCAAAGGAGCCATAAGAGCGCTCGTTCAGCCTCCAGCTCTGGATGACTGGAACTCCCACTAGGCCCATCTCATCCAGCACTATCCACAATGTCCTCAAAGCCCGCTTCAGAAGCGATGTGTAGGCGAGATCAATGGCTATGCCCGCCCCTCTCATCAGCCGTCCGGCATGGCGGGCCTCCTTCACCCCTTGAGGGGATAGATCGATGTCCGTCCAGCCGGTGAACCTCCTCTCCCGATTCCAGAGGCTCTGGCCGTGCCTGAGCAGTATCAACCGGGGCAAATCATCCTCCAGGCTACTCCCCGCTGTAGAGCCTGTAGGCCCAGTCCACACTGGCATTATCCAATGTTATGGCATAGATGGCATTGCACAGCCTGATCGCTTCATCCAAAGGCCTCTGATGAATATTCCTGCCGGTAGCATTCCCCGCAGCACCGCTGATATGGATCTGATCATGCAGCCTCTGCAGGAAAAGACGGGCATCAGTGCTCTCTCCGCCGGCACAGACCACCTTGGTGCGCCCAGCTGCCTGCACAGCCTCCTTGAATAGATCTGCCCGATCCTCCTCCGCCCCGGCGGGATAGTTCAGCTTGACGAAATCGCTTCCCAGGGTCAGGGCCACTCCAGCAGCGCCGGCGATGAGGTGAGGATCCCTCTCATCTGCCACTGCCCGTCCGCGGGGATAGACCCAGAGGACTGTCACCAGGCCTGCCTGATGGGCCTGATAGACCAGCCTGGCGGCCTGGGAGAGCATCTCCCCCTCATGCTCGCTTCCCAGATAAATGGTGTAGCCCACCCCCAGGATATCCAGTTTGCTGCTCTCCATGAATTCAACCACCTGAGGCACATCTATCCACAGAGGGCTGCGGGGGTCAGCCTGCTCGGCCTTGATCAGGTTGGTCTTGGAGTTCAGCTTGACCAGATAGGGGACGGAGGGATAGTCCATGCCATAGCGGGCGATCAGGCCCAGCTGGGTGGCAAAGACGCCGATATTGGAGCTGGCTGCTATCCGGAATAGATGCTCTGGATCGTTATCCTCTCGGTCGATTCCCTCTCCAAAGAAGTCGTCGTTCAGGTGCTCTGCCTTCTGGTCGCCGGCAAATAGCATCAACCTCTCCCGGCCCTTTGTGATCCTCAGATAGTTATCCCGGTATCTATTCCGGCTCTTTGCCGGGACATCCAGGGGGATCTTGATATTCTCATTCTCGATCATTCTTCCACCTCAGTCCCTGGGGGAGAGGTCGGTGAGAACGACCTGAGGGATCAGCCTCTCAAAATCATCCCTCTGGCACAGCGCAGTTCCCTGGTGAAGGGTGGTGGCAGTACCAGCAGCGGCTGCATATATCAGGCATTCTGGCAGCTCCTTTCCCTGCACCAGGCCGAGGACGAAACCGGCCACCGAAGAGTCGCCCGCCCCCACAGTGCTCTCCACCTTCACCGTCGGCGGGACAGCCAGATAGGTCCTTCTGCCCGAGACCAGGAGTATGCCCTTCGCCCCCATGGAGACCAGGACGATCTCCACCCCCTTTTGATTGATCTCTCGCGAGGCAGAAATGATCTCATCCATATCCACCAGCTCTCTGCCCACCAGTTCAGAGAGCTCATGGATGTTGGGCTTGATGATATCGGGGCGGGCGCGGATCCCCTGGCGGAGCGCCTCGCCATCCACATCCAGGACCACTCTCACCTGGCACCTCTTCACCAGGTTTATGATCTTACGATAGATCTCCGGGCTGATGCCCCTGGGCAGGCTTCCGCCAATGGTGACCAGCTCGCTGCAGGGAAGCCTCTCCAGCTGCTCTATGAACTGCATCAGCTCATCCGGCCTGATCTCCGGGCCGCGGGCATTTAAGACGTACTGCTTTCCAGTATCCTTCTCATGAATGACGATATTGGTGCGGGTCTCGCCGGAGACGCGCACAAAGTCGGTCTCAATGCCCTCGTTGAGCAACCTCCCCTCCAGCTCCCGGCCGGCAAAGCCTCCCACAAAACCCAGGGCCACATTATCCTCTCCCAGGTTCTTGAGCACCTTGGAGACATCGACGCTCTTTCCTCCTGCAAAGCTCTTCTCCTCGATTATTCTGTTTGAGGCATCATCGCTCATCCTCTGAATCCATAAGGTGCGATCCAATGCCGGGTTTAGGGTGATTGTGTATATCATCAGATCTCATTTATACAGCAAATCTAATTACTCTTTTCCCTGGATGCCCTTCGGCGATTGCTTCAGACGGAAACAAATATATACGTTGATGATCGTATTCCTTCTGCGCAAAGGTCATACC
Coding sequences within:
- a CDS encoding HPr kinase/phosphorylase — encoded protein: MAYAVVHISIEKKEELIERYSRQVLYEIKSEIYGCCIKLLTGSPSIKEAWEESFYSASQSIRSHGRLYVIQDQDGEENQVLYDPQSRTAFLINMDYYGWVKSLALSVAGDILEDYHNIYSVHGACLDMRGQGICILGGSGAGKTTHTYGLLRNPRMRVVCDDWFFGRIFGDDVLAYGSEKNFYIRADLPDIWKEFAGLVEKATFDAKGRAVVDLRQVIGKGRIMPLTTIERVIFLKRDPEQKEIVLPLEMDQALAILEGNGYYNPHLLVHNEFKTNLRRHFFQVLFSRSRVIEVNTTGTPEETQRKISEIIREAESQRL
- a CDS encoding aldolase, whose translation is MIENENIKIPLDVPAKSRNRYRDNYLRITKGRERLMLFAGDQKAEHLNDDFFGEGIDREDNDPEHLFRIAASSNIGVFATQLGLIARYGMDYPSVPYLVKLNSKTNLIKAEQADPRSPLWIDVPQVVEFMESSKLDILGVGYTIYLGSEHEGEMLSQAARLVYQAHQAGLVTVLWVYPRGRAVADERDPHLIAGAAGVALTLGSDFVKLNYPAGAEEDRADLFKEAVQAAGRTKVVCAGGESTDARLFLQRLHDQIHISGAAGNATGRNIHQRPLDEAIRLCNAIYAITLDNASVDWAYRLYSGE
- a CDS encoding 2,3-diphosphoglycerate-dependent phosphoglycerate mutase gives rise to the protein MPRLILLRHGQSLWNRERRFTGWTDIDLSPQGVKEARHAGRLMRGAGIAIDLAYTSLLKRALRTLWIVLDEMGLVGVPVIQSWRLNERSYGSFEGLCLDEAEEIYGAEQVRVWRKSFHHRFPARPEGGIGLQEGGHRRTNPIAGPPSSSESLKEVQERLLPLWQEEIAADLEEGRSILVVSHGNTIRALVKHIEGISDLDIEDLAVHNADPLVYELDGRLWPAERIVLGNNDM
- the pfkB gene encoding 1-phosphofructokinase, whose translation is MIYTITLNPALDRTLWIQRMSDDASNRIIEEKSFAGGKSVDVSKVLKNLGEDNVALGFVGGFAGRELEGRLLNEGIETDFVRVSGETRTNIVIHEKDTGKQYVLNARGPEIRPDELMQFIEQLERLPCSELVTIGGSLPRGISPEIYRKIINLVKRCQVRVVLDVDGEALRQGIRARPDIIKPNIHELSELVGRELVDMDEIISASREINQKGVEIVLVSMGAKGILLVSGRRTYLAVPPTVKVESTVGAGDSSVAGFVLGLVQGKELPECLIYAAAAGTATTLHQGTALCQRDDFERLIPQVVLTDLSPRD